In Clostridium swellfunianum, a genomic segment contains:
- a CDS encoding helix-turn-helix transcriptional regulator — protein MGNKIREIRESIGLSQEQLASETHISRVYLSKIETGKSKPSYLIAYRLSKRLGKPLEELFFNLDGNHGLQCVTETCY, from the coding sequence ATGGGTAACAAAATAAGAGAAATTAGAGAATCCATAGGATTATCCCAGGAACAGCTCGCTTCTGAAACACATATTTCCAGAGTTTACCTATCTAAAATAGAAACAGGCAAGAGCAAACCATCATATTTAATTGCTTATAGGCTTTCCAAGAGATTAGGTAAACCGCTAGAGGAACTTTTTTTTAACCTTGATGGCAACCATGGTTTGCAATGTGTTACTGAGACTTGCTATTAG
- the dnaB gene encoding replicative DNA helicase — protein MELRALPQNNEAEKQVLGSILKHNEAIYDVVDILKPEDFYASRHALIFSTMIKMSSNNTPIDMVTLANILGADKIQAIGGVSYLAELFAEVISTTTIRKYAEIVRDKSERRKVIKTCQDALDKVYNDEQVVKGIIGTLEDELLNVGFENENKILTDEELMEKTLTMIQENYERGGDITGISTGLNSLDQATNGIVKGDFIVIAGRPSMGKTCFALNIANSVAKTNKVALFELEMSAEKIGARRLAAQTLVNATRLPRGKIEPQEWERIMTKSAEIAYRNNMFTDTTAGITMTEIKAKCKKLKLKYGLDVVIIDHLTLITPTNTKESRVNQVGEITRQAKIMAKDLDVAVIMLSQLSRAVEQRADKIPIMSDLRESGTIEQDADLIILLFRDEYYNPDTEKKGIIEAIIAKQRDGRTGTLQFAYKPEYQLITEKPKY, from the coding sequence ATGGAACTAAGAGCTCTACCTCAGAACAATGAAGCAGAGAAGCAGGTTTTAGGAAGTATTTTAAAACACAATGAAGCAATTTATGACGTGGTAGATATCTTAAAGCCTGAAGACTTTTATGCTAGCAGACATGCGTTAATATTTAGCACAATGATTAAAATGAGCAGCAATAATACACCAATAGACATGGTTACATTAGCTAATATTTTGGGAGCTGATAAAATTCAAGCCATAGGTGGAGTATCCTATCTTGCGGAATTGTTCGCTGAGGTAATAAGTACTACTACTATAAGAAAATATGCAGAAATAGTAAGAGATAAGTCAGAGAGACGAAAAGTAATTAAGACTTGCCAGGATGCTTTAGATAAAGTATATAACGATGAGCAAGTTGTAAAAGGTATCATAGGCACACTTGAGGATGAGTTGCTTAATGTAGGCTTTGAGAATGAAAACAAAATACTTACGGATGAAGAACTCATGGAAAAAACACTGACTATGATTCAGGAAAACTATGAGAGGGGTGGAGACATAACAGGAATATCTACTGGACTCAATTCACTTGACCAAGCCACTAATGGGATAGTAAAAGGTGATTTCATAGTTATAGCTGGAAGACCTTCCATGGGAAAGACTTGCTTTGCATTAAATATTGCTAACAGTGTTGCAAAGACAAATAAGGTGGCACTGTTCGAGTTAGAAATGAGTGCAGAAAAAATAGGAGCGAGAAGGCTAGCAGCTCAAACTTTAGTAAATGCTACAAGGCTCCCAAGAGGTAAGATAGAACCTCAAGAATGGGAAAGAATAATGACAAAATCAGCTGAGATTGCATATAGAAATAACATGTTTACTGATACCACTGCTGGAATAACAATGACGGAAATTAAAGCTAAGTGCAAAAAACTAAAGTTAAAATACGGCTTAGATGTAGTGATTATAGACCACTTAACACTCATAACTCCAACAAATACAAAGGAGAGTAGAGTTAACCAGGTTGGTGAAATAACAAGGCAAGCTAAAATAATGGCTAAAGACTTAGATGTGGCTGTAATAATGCTATCTCAGTTAAGTAGAGCTGTAGAACAGAGAGCTGATAAAATTCCTATAATGTCAGACTTAAGAGAATCTGGGACCATAGAGCAGGATGCAGATTTGATAATTTTGCTTTTCAGGGATGAGTATTATAATCCTGATACTGAGAAAAAGGGCATCATAGAAGCTATAATAGCTAAGCAGCGTGATGGAAGGACTGGTACGTTACAGTTTGCATATAAGCCTGAGTATCAGCTTATAACTGAAAAGCCTAAGTATTAA
- a CDS encoding AAA family ATPase: protein MSIIKRLQIKNFLGVEELGLEAAKINIFKGPKGSGKSSIIEGIEKAFTNKDRRTEVIRHGADEATLLIELDNGLEVSRRIRAEKADYLKCRKDNEAVPSTEKFLRSLINGDIFRPLDWVNMGIKEQTKSILSMLEIGWSQENIIRWFGELPSNIDYSQHILQILKAIELKYYNDRQEVNREINELKTQIKVILDELPADYDGEAWRDKKVQEYYSMVNEAQKINHWIEEAKKLQESFEEKVNAIKASADNEKSRVNLKFRGLREDIKDIIDLAKSKIEKAEASIDGLVNTYQTGIKTIELGTQKAKQDLEIELQAKIQELKAEYTERISFVDKKSTEDKEKLKKQLEVTKEESKDLISINENKIASKEQELLGLDDLEKAELKSVEKKIITEIEKEKIRAGKAADYLKNNEPVNLEPLQAAADEVAEMQSYLRQWDMMINIRDGKLAEKERYSNELTSRINTARTLPGELLKTAKMPIDGISVDENGLIRINGTLIDGLSDGEKLELAMRIARAQAGELKVICLDKFESLNPAAQQKLISEMSKDDYQYFVTSTMADEFEIEKIG, encoded by the coding sequence GTGAGTATTATTAAAAGATTACAGATTAAAAATTTCTTGGGTGTAGAAGAACTTGGATTAGAAGCTGCAAAGATAAACATCTTTAAGGGACCCAAGGGTAGCGGCAAGAGTAGCATAATTGAAGGTATTGAAAAAGCTTTTACAAATAAGGATAGACGTACAGAAGTAATTAGGCATGGAGCTGATGAAGCAACATTATTAATTGAGCTTGATAATGGTTTAGAAGTTAGCAGAAGGATAAGAGCTGAAAAAGCAGACTATCTAAAATGCAGGAAAGATAATGAAGCAGTACCTAGCACAGAAAAGTTTCTAAGAAGCTTAATTAATGGAGATATATTTAGACCATTAGATTGGGTAAATATGGGGATAAAAGAACAAACAAAATCAATATTGAGTATGTTGGAGATTGGATGGAGTCAAGAAAATATTATCCGTTGGTTTGGCGAACTTCCTTCAAATATTGACTACTCACAGCACATTCTCCAAATACTCAAAGCTATAGAATTAAAATACTATAATGACAGGCAAGAAGTTAACAGAGAAATTAATGAGTTAAAAACTCAAATAAAGGTCATTCTTGATGAGCTTCCAGCAGATTATGATGGAGAAGCTTGGAGAGACAAGAAAGTTCAAGAATACTACTCCATGGTTAATGAAGCGCAAAAGATTAATCATTGGATAGAAGAAGCAAAAAAACTTCAAGAGAGTTTTGAAGAAAAGGTTAATGCAATAAAAGCAAGTGCTGATAATGAAAAATCAAGAGTAAATTTAAAGTTTAGGGGTCTTAGAGAAGACATAAAAGACATTATAGACCTAGCAAAATCAAAGATAGAAAAGGCTGAAGCTTCTATAGATGGATTAGTTAATACATATCAAACTGGAATAAAAACTATTGAACTTGGTACCCAAAAAGCTAAGCAAGATTTAGAGATTGAATTGCAAGCGAAGATACAAGAACTTAAGGCGGAATATACTGAGAGAATTTCATTTGTAGATAAAAAGTCTACAGAGGATAAAGAAAAACTTAAAAAGCAGCTTGAAGTTACAAAGGAAGAATCTAAGGACTTAATCTCTATAAATGAAAATAAGATAGCTTCTAAAGAGCAGGAACTCTTGGGACTTGATGATTTGGAGAAGGCAGAACTTAAATCTGTAGAAAAAAAAATAATCACTGAAATTGAAAAAGAAAAAATAAGAGCAGGAAAGGCAGCTGACTATCTAAAGAATAATGAGCCAGTTAATTTAGAACCTTTACAAGCTGCAGCTGATGAAGTAGCTGAAATGCAGAGTTATTTAAGGCAGTGGGATATGATGATTAACATTCGTGACGGAAAGCTTGCCGAAAAAGAAAGATACTCTAATGAACTTACTTCAAGAATTAATACAGCAAGAACTCTTCCTGGTGAGCTTCTAAAAACAGCCAAGATGCCTATTGATGGTATTTCAGTTGATGAAAATGGTTTGATTAGGATTAATGGTACCTTAATAGATGGTCTATCTGATGGTGAAAAGTTAGAACTTGCAATGAGAATAGCTAGAGCGCAAGCAGGAGAATTGAAAGTTATTTGCCTAGATAAATTCGAAAGTTTAAACCCTGCAGCGCAACAAAAGTTGATTTCTGAAATGTCAAAAGATGATTATCAATATTTTGTTACAAGCACCATGGCTGATGAATTTGAAATTGAGAAGATAGGATAG
- a CDS encoding AbrB/MazE/SpoVT family DNA-binding domain-containing protein: protein MRNTGIVRKIDDLGRIVIPKETRRVLEIEEGTPLEIYVDGQAVVLKKYQASCIFCGEAAEVKDYKGKKVCKGCLKELRNAR from the coding sequence ATGCGAAACACTGGAATTGTTAGAAAAATTGACGACCTTGGGAGAATTGTTATTCCAAAGGAGACTAGAAGAGTTCTGGAAATTGAAGAAGGAACACCTTTAGAAATTTATGTTGATGGACAGGCTGTTGTTCTTAAAAAATACCAGGCAAGCTGCATATTCTGCGGAGAGGCTGCAGAGGTAAAAGACTACAAAGGTAAGAAAGTCTGCAAAGGATGCCTAAAGGAGTTAAGGAATGCGAGATAA
- a CDS encoding recombinase RecT: protein MANVNGGLVSKKPQESQPTTQQSIGVKNILANINMKKKFEEILGKKAAGFMASMINISNTALKDVEPYSIVSSGIIAATLDLPIDPNLGFAWIVPYNGKDASGNRIKKAQFQMGYKGFVQLALRTGQYKAINVIEIYKGQLKSWNPLTEELEFDFDSKENDEVMGYAAFFKLVNGFEKTVYWSKEDILKHAKRFSKTFNNGPWQSDFDGMAKKTVLKNTLSKWGILSIEMQTALTADQAVIKKEVAEGADISGNIEYVDSPSDNSNVIDAEYKDTKSEQQEDIYEGTPFQD, encoded by the coding sequence ATGGCAAATGTAAATGGAGGCTTAGTAAGTAAGAAACCTCAAGAAAGCCAACCGACAACACAACAATCAATTGGTGTTAAAAATATCTTAGCAAATATTAATATGAAAAAGAAGTTTGAAGAAATCCTAGGTAAAAAAGCTGCTGGATTCATGGCTAGCATGATTAATATATCAAATACTGCACTAAAAGATGTAGAGCCATACAGTATTGTAAGTAGCGGTATTATTGCGGCAACTCTAGATTTGCCTATAGATCCTAACTTAGGATTTGCTTGGATAGTTCCTTATAATGGGAAAGATGCTTCAGGAAACAGAATTAAGAAAGCTCAGTTTCAAATGGGTTATAAAGGATTTGTACAACTAGCATTAAGAACTGGTCAATACAAAGCAATTAATGTAATTGAGATTTATAAAGGTCAACTAAAGTCATGGAATCCACTAACAGAAGAATTAGAATTTGACTTTGATTCAAAAGAAAACGATGAAGTTATGGGATATGCTGCATTCTTTAAGTTAGTTAATGGTTTTGAAAAAACTGTTTACTGGTCAAAAGAGGACATTTTAAAACATGCTAAGAGATTTTCAAAAACTTTTAATAATGGTCCTTGGCAAAGTGATTTTGATGGAATGGCGAAAAAAACTGTATTAAAAAACACTCTAAGTAAATGGGGAATCTTAAGTATCGAAATGCAGACAGCTTTAACAGCAGACCAGGCAGTTATAAAAAAGGAAGTTGCTGAAGGAGCTGATATTAGTGGAAACATAGAGTATGTAGATAGTCCATCTGACAATTCAAATGTAATTGATGCAGAGTATAAGGATACTAAATCAGAGCAGCAAGAGGACATTTATGAAGGGACACCTTTTCAAGATTAA
- a CDS encoding YqaJ viral recombinase family protein translates to MVEFIENKDLFPTAKIVFDTREDDEERSKWHSNRCNSIGGSEIAKVAGFSKYGSALTVFNDKLGLSEKFRGNIHTVFGTRMEPVIKEWLPEDFKKTTDVELKIYDYPYMMVHKDYEYFSANIDGLAHLTQRLVYWENRDTGEIKTIEPGELIGIEIKTGSEFLKKMWAGEEIPDEYYCQVQWYMGITGLKHFLIVYLLGKEVNWKVIPRNEDDIKALFNIGASFWNNNILNKLAPDPSGLECETKEILYRQAIDNDIESSISDGKLSKYKAVDEQIKALEKEKEQLKQLIYLDLKDCKKGSDGTYKISRWTVKKDSIDTKILKEKYPVTYAAVLKGQTEYVSMKISEIK, encoded by the coding sequence ATGGTTGAATTTATTGAAAATAAGGATCTATTTCCTACAGCTAAAATAGTCTTTGACACTAGAGAAGATGATGAGGAAAGGAGCAAATGGCACAGCAACAGATGCAACAGCATAGGTGGCTCTGAGATAGCCAAAGTTGCAGGTTTTAGTAAGTATGGCTCAGCATTAACAGTATTCAATGATAAACTAGGACTTTCAGAAAAGTTTAGAGGTAATATCCATACAGTCTTTGGAACAAGAATGGAACCAGTTATAAAAGAATGGCTTCCAGAGGACTTTAAAAAAACTACTGATGTTGAACTGAAAATATATGATTATCCATACATGATGGTTCATAAAGATTATGAGTATTTCTCAGCAAATATTGATGGATTGGCACATTTAACACAAAGACTAGTGTACTGGGAAAATAGAGATACAGGCGAAATCAAGACCATTGAACCAGGCGAGCTTATAGGAATTGAAATTAAGACTGGTTCAGAGTTCTTAAAGAAGATGTGGGCAGGTGAAGAAATTCCAGATGAATATTACTGTCAAGTCCAGTGGTACATGGGTATAACAGGGCTAAAGCACTTCCTGATTGTTTATCTACTAGGAAAGGAAGTTAATTGGAAGGTTATACCTAGAAACGAAGATGATATCAAAGCTTTATTCAATATAGGAGCTAGCTTTTGGAACAATAATATTTTAAATAAGTTAGCGCCAGATCCAAGCGGACTAGAGTGTGAAACCAAAGAAATCTTATACCGTCAAGCTATAGACAACGATATTGAAAGCAGTATTAGTGATGGAAAGTTATCTAAGTATAAGGCAGTAGATGAACAAATAAAGGCTTTAGAGAAAGAAAAAGAGCAACTAAAGCAATTGATCTACTTAGATTTAAAAGATTGCAAGAAAGGCTCAGACGGAACTTATAAGATAAGCAGATGGACAGTTAAGAAAGACAGTATTGATACAAAGATTCTAAAAGAAAAATACCCAGTAACTTATGCAGCTGTGCTTAAAGGTCAAACAGAATATGTGAGTATGAAAATATCAGAAATTAAATAA
- a CDS encoding DUF6011 domain-containing protein, producing MQRCLICNRKLVDEESIKRKIGPNCWSLVQRLAKEEKAKRKAKLKFKKYEVEGQVTIFEMEE from the coding sequence TTGCAAAGATGTTTAATCTGCAATAGAAAACTAGTAGATGAAGAAAGTATAAAACGGAAAATAGGACCAAATTGCTGGAGTTTGGTTCAAAGGCTAGCTAAAGAAGAAAAAGCTAAGCGTAAGGCAAAGTTAAAGTTTAAGAAGTATGAAGTAGAAGGTCAGGTAACAATATTTGAGATGGAGGAGTAA
- a CDS encoding DUF3037 domain-containing protein, with translation MAYIKFSVFCHYTSFLTKECINLGILFHNITENIYRFEYTTNWKRVSNFNDELDIEFLKIQLEGIKDEVESKEFTFSKNNSIENYIRFYANDFKFTEITITEEDDFESFIEETKKMILRFDFSKEKRPNKDDQYRYLKNILKNKNIDFSSKRTQGYFSESLNFDLILGNYAFKFFTFEGKMPSHLVSSVKSWAYDAYKLKGTYNLVFVADADFSTDNKYKVIFDILQEESSYFMTFSEVIPFIEKINLNSEVLNS, from the coding sequence ATGGCCTATATAAAATTTTCTGTTTTTTGCCACTATACTTCATTCCTTACTAAAGAATGTATTAATCTAGGAATTTTATTCCATAATATTACTGAAAATATTTATAGATTTGAATATACAACAAATTGGAAAAGAGTAAGTAATTTTAACGATGAGTTAGATATAGAATTTCTTAAAATTCAACTAGAGGGAATTAAAGATGAAGTTGAAAGTAAAGAATTTACTTTTAGCAAGAATAATAGTATAGAAAATTATATACGCTTCTACGCAAATGATTTTAAATTTACAGAAATTACAATTACAGAAGAGGATGATTTTGAGTCATTTATTGAAGAAACTAAAAAGATGATATTACGCTTCGATTTTTCAAAAGAAAAAAGACCAAATAAAGATGATCAATATCGCTATCTTAAAAATATTCTCAAAAACAAAAATATTGATTTTTCAAGCAAACGTACTCAAGGATATTTTTCTGAATCTCTAAACTTTGATTTAATATTAGGTAATTATGCATTCAAATTCTTTACGTTTGAGGGAAAAATGCCAAGCCATCTTGTATCTAGCGTAAAGTCTTGGGCTTATGATGCATATAAATTAAAAGGCACATATAATCTAGTTTTTGTTGCGGATGCTGATTTTTCCACAGATAACAAATATAAGGTTATTTTTGATATCCTTCAAGAAGAATCTTCTTATTTTATGACCTTTTCAGAGGTGATACCTTTTATAGAAAAAATTAATTTGAATTCTGAGGTATTAAACTCTTAA
- a CDS encoding DUF6906 family protein — protein sequence MKNGKKPSMEEKKFLTKQGLDPDDYLRTKKTAEGYEFYRISTGKLITIRR from the coding sequence GTGAAAAATGGTAAGAAACCAAGCATGGAAGAAAAAAAGTTTCTAACTAAACAGGGGTTGGATCCAGATGACTACCTAAGAACAAAGAAGACTGCTGAAGGCTATGAGTTCTATAGGATAAGTACTGGAAAGTTAATAACTATAAGAAGATAG
- a CDS encoding helix-turn-helix domain-containing protein: protein MKTLSEIITNYMNENSLSQRDFAKLAGISHTYVAKLQTGIDPRTGKQIEPTFMVIEKLADAMNISLYDLFIELGKFDEANSNAVKRRTVFKYDNETDSYKHYNPNTYSQVRVTSGADENSNKLTKKDEKDVEKLLNQTMDYIESQEGLMLNGEILDEDDLLLLKQAIKNGLEYAKISNKKKYTPKKYRKENK from the coding sequence ATGAAAACATTGAGTGAAATTATTACTAATTATATGAATGAAAACAGCTTGTCTCAACGTGATTTTGCTAAATTGGCAGGCATAAGCCACACTTATGTAGCTAAGTTGCAAACCGGCATTGACCCAAGAACCGGCAAGCAAATTGAGCCTACTTTTATGGTTATTGAAAAATTAGCAGATGCAATGAATATAAGTTTATACGATTTGTTTATTGAGCTTGGCAAGTTTGATGAAGCTAATTCTAATGCAGTTAAGAGAAGAACCGTATTTAAGTATGATAATGAAACAGATTCTTATAAGCACTACAATCCTAACACATATAGCCAAGTTAGAGTTACATCAGGCGCTGATGAAAACTCCAACAAATTAACAAAGAAAGATGAAAAAGATGTTGAGAAACTTTTGAACCAAACTATGGATTATATAGAAAGCCAGGAAGGACTTATGCTAAATGGCGAGATATTAGATGAGGACGATTTATTACTCCTTAAACAAGCTATCAAAAACGGTCTAGAATATGCTAAGATTTCAAATAAAAAGAAATATACTCCTAAAAAATACAGAAAAGAAAATAAATAA
- a CDS encoding phage replisome organizer N-terminal domain-containing protein, with translation MAGLTWIKLNLDMFDNKKIKQIRKMPGGNDMVLFWVMLLTLAGKSNSQGYILFTENIAYTPEMLANEFDMELNTVKMALELFSRFNMISVKEETIVITGWSEHQNIEGMERAKVLANERVKRHRENKKKLLEAAQGETCSADCNVTETLQKPLSNGCETDIKKIDIRSKIEDIKKDRLKDTRNELNLIEHAYYNTFYRQMTPVYVKNTLDILHKGDYTELIIHAINLTKLRTEQQKKEKGFKYTLSILESWINKGYKNPEDVQRNEGELKTGTDSSNIPAAYKPFEFE, from the coding sequence ATGGCAGGACTAACATGGATAAAGCTCAATCTAGATATGTTTGATAATAAAAAAATTAAACAGATAAGAAAAATGCCTGGTGGGAATGATATGGTTTTATTCTGGGTCATGCTCCTAACACTCGCAGGGAAAAGCAACTCACAGGGATACATACTCTTTACCGAAAATATTGCATACACTCCAGAAATGTTAGCTAATGAATTTGATATGGAATTGAACACTGTAAAGATGGCTCTGGAGTTATTTAGCAGGTTTAACATGATATCTGTGAAAGAAGAGACCATTGTCATAACTGGGTGGTCTGAACATCAAAATATTGAAGGAATGGAAAGAGCTAAGGTGCTTGCAAATGAAAGAGTTAAAAGACATAGAGAAAACAAAAAAAAGCTACTTGAAGCCGCTCAGGGAGAAACATGTTCAGCAGACTGTAACGTTACAGAAACGTTACAGAAACCGTTAAGTAACGGGTGTGAAACTGACATTAAGAAGATAGATATAAGAAGTAAGATAGAAGATATAAAGAAAGATAGATTGAAAGATACAAGAAATGAACTTAACTTAATCGAGCATGCATACTACAATACCTTCTATCGACAGATGACGCCAGTATATGTGAAAAATACATTAGATATTTTGCATAAGGGTGATTATACAGAACTTATCATTCATGCAATCAATTTAACAAAACTAAGAACTGAGCAGCAAAAGAAAGAAAAAGGCTTTAAGTATACACTTAGTATTTTAGAGAGTTGGATAAACAAAGGATATAAAAACCCTGAGGATGTGCAGAGAAATGAGGGAGAGTTAAAGACCGGTACTGATAGTAGCAACATTCCAGCAGCATACAAACCATTTGAGTTTGAATAG
- a CDS encoding BRO family protein, with product MGNDLQIIDERQLLGKNFRMYGTYESPLFLAKDVAEWIEYNPNKVNEMVAMVDDSEKLTETISWSGQGRKMWFLTEDGLYEVLMQSRMPAAKEFKKQVKQILKDVRKHGMYVKEDLLDNPDLLLDILTKYRDERKKRQELEQTNTILMHVNKTYTATEIAKELGFASAMALNKELYDLKIQFKQNDTYVLYSKYADKGYVEIKQEVLDNGKAIYHRRWTQLGREFLLKVIQEKIAI from the coding sequence GTGGGGAACGATTTACAAATCATAGATGAAAGGCAGTTGCTAGGCAAAAACTTTAGAATGTATGGAACTTATGAAAGTCCTTTATTCTTAGCGAAGGATGTAGCTGAGTGGATTGAATATAATCCAAACAAGGTTAATGAAATGGTTGCAATGGTAGATGATTCTGAAAAGCTGACCGAAACAATTTCGTGGTCAGGTCAAGGGCGCAAAATGTGGTTTCTTACTGAAGATGGGTTATATGAGGTTTTAATGCAAAGCAGAATGCCTGCCGCTAAAGAATTTAAGAAACAGGTAAAACAAATTCTCAAAGATGTAAGAAAACATGGAATGTATGTCAAGGAAGACCTTCTGGATAATCCAGACTTACTCCTAGACATATTGACCAAATACAGAGATGAGCGCAAGAAGAGACAAGAGCTAGAGCAAACCAACACTATATTAATGCACGTTAATAAGACCTATACAGCTACTGAGATAGCAAAAGAGTTAGGATTCGCATCAGCAATGGCGCTTAACAAGGAACTATATGATCTGAAAATTCAATTTAAGCAAAATGATACATATGTTTTATATTCAAAATATGCTGATAAAGGTTATGTAGAAATTAAACAGGAGGTATTAGACAACGGTAAAGCTATTTACCATAGACGCTGGACACAGTTGGGGAGAGAGTTTCTTCTCAAAGTAATACAAGAAAAAATAGCAATATAA
- a CDS encoding HipA family kinase, producing MDILNIDSLDFVIGNGCTEPIVGTGGNNKVVVKPFNNIQGNKVLINELVCYLIAQQLHLTTPECGICKIDKFTKVDQSIYNLTDFGHNNNGLGFYSTYLPNVTVINNFKLIEFSQNYKWLIPSILLFDHLIYNSDRNKGNLLINTTKQSKKMYIIDHSHTFNKQCLWDSNQLSFCIKDNDIEDVTIMESNSYLYSMFKKVIKVDLVSMLEAKNLFLNRLNKEFFYNIVNNIPSEWESNTSENRALAEYLYYRFKNLDTLINIILSYQY from the coding sequence TTGGATATACTTAATATAGATAGCCTAGATTTTGTTATCGGAAATGGCTGCACTGAGCCTATTGTGGGCACAGGTGGCAACAATAAAGTTGTTGTTAAGCCTTTTAATAATATACAGGGCAATAAGGTCTTAATTAATGAGTTAGTATGTTACCTTATAGCGCAGCAATTACACTTAACAACACCAGAATGCGGCATATGTAAAATAGATAAATTCACAAAGGTTGATCAAAGCATTTATAATTTAACAGATTTTGGACATAATAATAATGGTTTAGGATTCTATTCCACATATTTACCTAATGTAACTGTAATTAATAATTTTAAACTCATAGAGTTTTCACAAAATTATAAATGGTTGATTCCTTCGATATTACTTTTTGATCATCTTATTTATAATAGTGATAGAAATAAAGGTAATCTCTTAATTAATACTACCAAACAATCAAAAAAAATGTACATAATAGATCATTCTCATACATTCAATAAGCAGTGTCTGTGGGATAGTAATCAATTATCGTTTTGCATAAAGGATAATGATATTGAAGATGTAACAATTATGGAAAGTAATTCATATTTATATTCCATGTTTAAGAAAGTTATTAAAGTAGATTTAGTATCGATGTTAGAAGCAAAAAATTTATTTCTTAATAGGTTGAACAAGGAGTTCTTTTATAATATAGTTAATAATATACCTAGTGAATGGGAAAGTAATACGAGTGAAAATAGAGCCTTAGCGGAGTATCTTTATTACAGATTTAAAAATTTAGATACTCTTATAAATATAATTTTAAGTTATCAATATTAG
- a CDS encoding ImmA/IrrE family metallo-endopeptidase, with protein sequence MNIKKIVKKLVEKYGTNNPFELAECLGIKILYEPLGNIRGFYQACPKNKIIHINNALDELNRLLVCAHELGHAMLHAKLNILFIEKNTFYIKNKYEIEANMFSSELLIQDDLINHYPEYFTMEQIAASINMPKELLQLKLN encoded by the coding sequence TTGAATATAAAAAAGATAGTTAAAAAGCTAGTTGAAAAATATGGCACAAATAACCCTTTTGAACTTGCTGAATGTTTAGGGATTAAAATTTTATATGAACCTTTAGGCAATATTAGAGGATTTTATCAAGCCTGCCCTAAAAATAAAATAATACATATTAATAACGCCTTGGATGAATTGAACAGGCTTTTAGTATGTGCACACGAATTAGGACATGCTATGCTACATGCAAAGCTAAATATTTTATTCATCGAAAAAAATACTTTTTATATAAAAAATAAATATGAGATAGAAGCAAATATGTTTTCATCTGAATTACTTATACAGGATGATCTTATTAATCACTATCCTGAATACTTTACAATGGAGCAAATAGCAGCGAGTATTAATATGCCTAAAGAATTATTACAACTCAAATTAAATTAA